The following DNA comes from Mycolicibacterium aromaticivorans JS19b1 = JCM 16368.
ACCGGGATCAGGATCAGGCCCAGACCCACATGCAGACCTTGCGTGAGCCGGTACAACCAGGACGGGTCTGTCGGCCAGTCGAATGTCGGTAGTTTCAGCAGCCCGACATCGACGGGTATCGCCTGTCCGAACTGGGGACCATACGCGATGTATGACAGCAGGCCGGTGATCACGACTATCGGCAGGGTGATCAGGAGAACCAAGCCGAAGACTGAGGTCAACCACGGGCCGCGTAGCGGGCTACGCCATCGGCGGAGATGGTGGACCCCAGGTGGCGGATGCTTGTCCACGTTGCGCCACAACACCTTTGGGAACCCGTAATCGTCTGTCGCAGCGGCCGGTTCTTCGCTGTCGTCGCCGTTCATGTCGACTAGTTGCCGATCGGACAGGAGAGGTCTACGTAGGCCACGCCGGGGTTGCCCGGATCCATGCGCATCGTCAGAGAGCCGTCAGCCATCATCATGACTACCAGTCCGTGTACGCCGTTGACGGTGCACCGCGACAGCGGCATGGTCGTCGATGGTCCGTTGAATTGCACCGTGTAGCCCTGGTCTTGCAGAGCTTTGACAACATCTGCCGCCGATCCGCTGTTGATCGGGACGGCCATCGCAATGCCTGCAGTGCACACACTGACGCCAACGGCGAGGCCGAGCGCGGCAGCGGGAAGGGCGATCTTCACTGGGGAACTCCTGCGGGTCGTGCGCCGCGTTGGGTGAGGCGCTGGATGGTACGACCCGGAGTGTTCAGCGGACGGGGATGCGTTACACCGATGCGCAGAGCCGGTCAGCGCCAGTCGCGGAACGCGTTGAGCAGCTTGGCCCGGAAGTCGTGGTCGATGTGTTCATGCCTGATGCGCCCCACCGTCGCTATCGTGACCCGGAATTGCTGCAGATAGTTCTCACACCCGTCGCAGTCCAGCAGGTGCTCGTCGAACCTTGCCCTGTCCGTCGAGTCAAGTGATCCGTCGAGGTAGGCGGTGACGAGTTCGACCAATTCGTTGCAGTCCATGCCCCGGGCGTTCATCGCACCTCCCGCACGTAGTCCTCGAGCGCCTGCCTGATCCCGGCGCGACCGCGATGCAGCAGTACGCGCTGGTTCGCCACACTGAGCCCCAGCAACTCGCACACCTCACCAGAGTCGAATCCCAGTAGGTCTCGCAAGGTGACGACCATACGTTGCCGCTCGGGGAGCTTGTCCAATTCGCGACGTGCGAGATCGAGGAACTCTGCTTCCAGCACCGTGTCTTCGGGAGTGTTGGGGAACGGGACAGGTGCCCGGTCGTCTTTCCAGTGTCCGGGCCACTCTCGGTCGCCTGCGGGACGGAATCTGTCCGGGTCGACTGTGCCTCCCGCCGCGGCCACCTCGGCCTCGGTGTCCCGTCGGTCTCGTACGCCGCGAGTCTTGGCGATGTTGATCATCACCGTGAAAAGCCAAGTGCGAAGCGATGATCGGCCTTCGAACTTCTCGATGCCTTTGACCAGCGCGATCCAGGTCTCCTGGACCACCTCTTCAGCCGATTCGTGAGTGCGGACGTAACCGCGAGCCACCCGCAGGAGAGCGGGCGTGTAGCGGTCGACCAGCCGGGCGAACGACGGCTCATCGCCGGCCCGCAGTGCTGCGACGAGTGCTGACTCGTCGTCTTCCGTCCCGGCCATCGAGACGGAATGTTATCCGCTCAGCGGTATTCCGGATTGGCGAAATCATAGCGGCACCCCGCGTCCCAGCCCGCCCGTACATTTCCGTGGGCCGGTATCC
Coding sequences within:
- a CDS encoding anti-sigma factor family protein, whose amino-acid sequence is MNARGMDCNELVELVTAYLDGSLDSTDRARFDEHLLDCDGCENYLQQFRVTIATVGRIRHEHIDHDFRAKLLNAFRDWR
- a CDS encoding RNA polymerase sigma factor, which translates into the protein MAGTEDDESALVAALRAGDEPSFARLVDRYTPALLRVARGYVRTHESAEEVVQETWIALVKGIEKFEGRSSLRTWLFTVMINIAKTRGVRDRRDTEAEVAAAGGTVDPDRFRPAGDREWPGHWKDDRAPVPFPNTPEDTVLEAEFLDLARRELDKLPERQRMVVTLRDLLGFDSGEVCELLGLSVANQRVLLHRGRAGIRQALEDYVREVR